The following DNA comes from Phytohabitans rumicis.
TGCGCAAGAAGGAGGCAGGCTGATGGACGGCCCACTGGAAGTGGCCGACCTGATCGGAGACGCGCCGGAGTGGCAGGAGCGGGCCTTGTGCTCGCAGACCGACCCGGAGGCGTTCTTTCCAGAGAAGGGCGGATCGACCCGCGAGGCGAAGCGCATCTGCTCGCGTTGCGAGGTCAAGGCCGAGTGTCTGGAGTACGCGCTGGGCCACGACGAGCGGTTCGGCATCTGGGGCGGCCTCTCCGAGCGAGAACGTCGCAAGCTCAAGCGCCGCGTGGCCTGAGCCTGGTTACCCGGTCGCTGGGGGGTGACCGGGTCAGGCCAGCTCGTCGGGGTCCACGCCGAGCAAGTTGGCCACCTGTTCAATGATCACGTCGTGCACGAGGTCGGCGAGATCTTCCCGGTCCATCGCCCGAAACTCGAGCGGCCGGCGGTAGAGCACGATCCGCGGTGGGACCTCCTGCCGCCCGGGCCGGCCGGGCAGCAGTCGGGCCAGCGGCACCTCGCCGTCCTCGAGCACGTCGGAGTCGTAGACGTTGAGGTCGGGCGGCACGTCCTCGACGGCGAACTCGACGCCGGCCAGCTCCTTGGCGAAGCGCCGCTCCAGCGCCTCCACGGTGTCCAGCACCAGGTCATCGAAGATTTCGGCCTTGGTACGCGCGAGCGGCACGGTGGCTGGCACCAGCCGCCCGCGTAGTCCGCGCCCGTGCCGGTCACGCTTCGACCGGTGGCCCGGGCGTCGAGGTTCAGGACTGCTCACGTCAAGAGGGTAGTCGCCCGGACCGACGACCAACTCACGCGGCCGGCGTGTCGCAGCGGCATCCGGAGTTCCGGAGCGGGTAGGAGAGATAACGTGCCGCCGTGAGGTCACCACGGCGTTGCTCCCGAAACGGCTGCCCGCGTCAGGCCGTCGCCACGCTGACCTATGTCTACAACGACTCCACGGCGGTTGTGGGCCCCTTGGCGGCGTTCGCCGAGCCCCACACGTACGACCTGTGCGAGCCGCATGCCCGCAGCCTCACCGCCCCCCGAGGCTGGGAGTTGGTCCGCCACGACGGCGAGTTCGCACCCCCACCCCCCACCACCGACGACCTGGTCGCCCTGGCCGAGGCCGTCCGCGAAGCCGCCCGCCCGAGCCCCCCGCCGCTGGAGGAAGACCGCGGCCCCCAGCAAGGCCGCCGCGGCCACCTCCGCGTAATCCCCCCACCTACTAGCGCCCCCCGCGCGGCGGCCCCCTCCGCGCGCCCCGCGCGCTTTGTGCGCCCCGCGCGCCTTGCGCGTCGATCAAGGGCATACGGCCGTGCTTTGATCTCCAATCCACGACCATTCGCCCTTGATCGACGCAGAATTCCTTGATCGCGCCCGCGCGGGAGCGTCGACGGGCTGGAACGGTCAGGTCGCTCGGGGGCGCCAGCCGAGGAGCCAGATCAGGTACGCGCCGCCGAGGCACGCCGTGACCACGCCGACCGGTAGCTGGGTTGTCGGCAGGGCGCGCTGGGCCAGCAGGTCGCTCGCCAGCAGGAGGGCGGCGCCCATCGCGGCGGCCGGTACGACGTTGGGGCCGGTGGCGCGGGTGAGCCGGCGGGCGAGTTGCGGCGCGGCCAGCGCGACGAACG
Coding sequences within:
- a CDS encoding WhiB family transcriptional regulator; the protein is MDGPLEVADLIGDAPEWQERALCSQTDPEAFFPEKGGSTREAKRICSRCEVKAECLEYALGHDERFGIWGGLSERERRKLKRRVA
- a CDS encoding metallopeptidase family protein, with the protein product MSSPEPRRPGHRSKRDRHGRGLRGRLVPATVPLARTKAEIFDDLVLDTVEALERRFAKELAGVEFAVEDVPPDLNVYDSDVLEDGEVPLARLLPGRPGRQEVPPRIVLYRRPLEFRAMDREDLADLVHDVIIEQVANLLGVDPDELA